From Spartobacteria bacterium, a single genomic window includes:
- the feoB gene encoding ferrous iron transport protein B: MTRSEIYMQTIRIALAGNPNSGKTTLFNRLTGSRQHVGNYPGVTVEKKEGVRESGQWRMEITDLPGTYSLAAHSVEERVARQELLHQTPDVVVNVVDASNIERNLYLTFQLLEMKVPLIVVLNMMDVAQSRGMAIDLKKMAVLLGVPVIPVVASKGRGLDDVTAEIEAVMTASSRPAPLDVRYGKEVEKSLDLIGWQLFSEDSSKNPEQIRWTAVKLLERDDEMMDATTPAVLAVVDKEVERLIHVTGDEPDILIAEQRYGVISGVIQQSIRSSVEQRVSMSDRVDHIVTHRVLGLPIFAVLMYCVFYMTFTFGALPMDWIDAGFGALTGWVDSIWPADQMELIHSLVTDGIIAGVGGVLIFLPNILLLFLAIAVLEDTGYMARAAFLMDRLMNKIGLHGKSFIPMLIGFGCSVPAIMATRTLDNRRDRLTTMFVVPLSSCGARLPIYALIIPAFFAKPWQAPLLWLIYIIGLVLAVVVAKILRISVLQGPTEPFVMELPPYRVPTFSGIMIHVWERSKLYLKKAGTLILGISILLWALTTFPQSTPDPSLSEELQQSQQLAHTFAGRIGHVMEPVIKPMGFDWRIGTALIGAFAAKEVFVAQLGIVYSVGESDETSQPLREQLQKHYNPLTGFCIMLFCLISAPCMATIAVTKRESNSWRWALFQLGGLTLLAWVLTTAVYQIGSLAGIGV; the protein is encoded by the coding sequence ATGACAAGGAGTGAGATATACATGCAGACGATACGTATTGCATTGGCCGGGAATCCCAATTCCGGCAAGACAACATTATTTAATCGATTGACCGGTTCACGGCAGCACGTGGGGAATTATCCGGGTGTTACCGTCGAAAAAAAGGAAGGGGTTCGTGAGTCGGGTCAATGGCGCATGGAAATCACCGATCTGCCCGGCACCTATAGTCTGGCGGCTCATAGTGTGGAAGAGCGGGTGGCGCGTCAGGAATTGCTGCATCAGACGCCGGACGTCGTGGTCAACGTGGTGGATGCATCAAATATTGAACGCAACCTTTATCTGACTTTTCAATTATTGGAGATGAAGGTTCCTCTGATTGTGGTGTTGAACATGATGGATGTGGCCCAGTCGCGCGGAATGGCCATTGATTTGAAGAAAATGGCGGTTTTGCTGGGGGTTCCAGTCATTCCAGTGGTTGCGTCAAAGGGGCGGGGGCTGGACGATGTGACTGCGGAGATCGAAGCCGTCATGACGGCATCATCGCGACCTGCACCGCTGGATGTACGGTACGGAAAGGAAGTTGAGAAAAGTCTGGATCTGATCGGTTGGCAGCTCTTTTCGGAGGATTCCTCAAAAAACCCGGAACAGATACGCTGGACTGCGGTGAAACTGCTGGAACGTGATGATGAGATGATGGACGCGACGACTCCGGCTGTGCTGGCCGTGGTGGACAAGGAAGTAGAGCGCCTGATACATGTCACCGGAGATGAACCGGATATTCTTATTGCAGAGCAGCGCTACGGGGTTATATCCGGGGTCATTCAGCAATCCATACGATCATCCGTCGAACAGCGTGTTTCCATGTCCGATCGCGTGGATCATATTGTCACACATCGCGTGCTGGGCCTGCCTATTTTCGCCGTGCTTATGTATTGCGTTTTTTATATGACGTTTACTTTTGGTGCGTTGCCTATGGACTGGATTGATGCGGGATTTGGTGCGTTGACGGGATGGGTCGACAGCATCTGGCCGGCGGATCAAATGGAACTGATTCATTCCCTGGTGACAGACGGGATTATTGCCGGCGTGGGCGGCGTGCTCATTTTCCTTCCCAATATATTGCTGTTGTTTTTGGCCATTGCCGTACTCGAAGACACCGGTTATATGGCGCGCGCCGCCTTTCTTATGGATCGCCTGATGAATAAAATCGGGCTGCATGGCAAAAGTTTTATTCCGATGCTCATAGGATTCGGTTGTTCGGTTCCGGCGATTATGGCCACACGTACGCTGGATAACCGGCGCGATCGGCTTACCACAATGTTTGTTGTTCCCCTGTCCAGTTGCGGGGCTCGTCTGCCCATTTATGCACTGATTATTCCGGCTTTCTTTGCCAAACCATGGCAGGCCCCGCTGCTGTGGCTGATTTATATCATCGGACTCGTTCTGGCCGTTGTGGTTGCAAAGATTTTACGCATCAGTGTTTTACAAGGTCCCACAGAACCTTTTGTGATGGAACTGCCGCCCTATCGTGTGCCTACGTTCAGCGGAATCATGATTCACGTGTGGGAACGCAGTAAACTGTACCTTAAAAAAGCGGGAACCCTGATTTTGGGAATCTCTATTCTTTTGTGGGCACTGACGACTTTTCCACAATCTACGCCGGATCCATCACTGTCCGAGGAATTGCAACAATCTCAACAGCTTGCTCATACCTTTGCCGGGAGAATCGGGCATGTGATGGAGCCGGTGATCAAACCTATGGGATTTGACTGGCGCATTGGGACGGCATTAATCGGAGCGTTTGCCGCCAAAGAAGTGTTTGTCGCTCAGCTTGGCATTGTCTATTCGGTGGGGGAAAGCGACGAGACCTCGCAGCCGCTGCGTGAACAGCTACAGAAGCATTACAATCCGCTGACCGGATTTTGCATCATGCTCTTTTGTCTCATCAGTGCGCCCTGCATGGCGACGATCGCCGTAACGAAACGCGAGTCCAATTCATGGCGCTGGGCCTTATTCCAGCTGGGTGGTCTGACGCTGCTTGCCTGGGTTCTCACGACCGCTGTCTATCAAATCGGTTCACTCGCCGGAATAGGGGTCTGA
- a CDS encoding ferrous iron transport protein A, with amino-acid sequence MIKSGMSLTMAPSGTPLTVCSVNGGHHRCARLASLGIYPGCSLEVISSQPGPLLIKMKESRFAIGRGMAHGILVAPS; translated from the coding sequence ATGATTAAGTCCGGCATGTCGTTGACTATGGCTCCCAGTGGTACACCGCTTACGGTTTGCAGTGTGAACGGGGGACATCATCGCTGTGCGAGGCTGGCTTCGCTGGGCATTTATCCCGGTTGTTCTCTGGAGGTGATCAGCAGTCAGCCGGGGCCGCTGCTCATCAAAATGAAGGAAAGTCGTTTTGCGATTGGACGCGGTATGGCGCACGGCATTCTGGTGGCCCCGTCGTAG
- a CDS encoding DtxR family transcriptional regulator — protein MAISAALEDYLEAIWMLSREGGGARTTDIANRLSVRKPSVTEMLQTLAEKKLVHYKKYAAVTLTDEGEALAKAVVRKHEILRLFLTSVLCIDPAVADEQACLLEHAASREVIDRLVQFTEFIETCPRAGLKWIRGLSYQCSEMNKESQCRPCIESCLTQLEEAEKMREQTCTSILAEAMDAGDRGVVEKIEATGALRLKLAEMGVSRGVTIEVVRKAPMGDPIDFKIRGYHLSLRKTEAAAILVQVHHD, from the coding sequence ATGGCGATCAGTGCGGCACTTGAAGATTATTTAGAAGCGATCTGGATGTTATCACGCGAAGGAGGCGGTGCGCGGACAACCGATATTGCCAACCGCTTATCCGTGCGAAAACCTTCTGTGACGGAGATGCTTCAAACGCTGGCAGAAAAGAAGCTGGTGCATTATAAGAAATATGCCGCTGTTACATTGACTGATGAAGGGGAGGCACTTGCCAAAGCGGTCGTGCGTAAGCATGAGATATTGCGGCTTTTTTTGACGTCTGTTTTGTGTATTGATCCTGCGGTTGCGGATGAACAGGCGTGTCTGCTGGAACATGCGGCGTCGCGCGAGGTGATTGATCGGCTGGTGCAGTTTACTGAATTTATCGAGACGTGTCCGCGTGCCGGATTGAAATGGATTCGCGGGCTGAGTTATCAGTGTAGTGAAATGAATAAGGAAAGTCAGTGTCGTCCCTGTATAGAGTCGTGTCTGACGCAGCTGGAGGAGGCAGAAAAAATGAGAGAGCAAACATGTACTTCGATCCTTGCCGAAGCGATGGATGCCGGGGATCGGGGTGTTGTCGAAAAGATTGAGGCGACGGGGGCGTTACGCCTGAAATTGGCGGAAATGGGCGTTTCCAGGGGCGTGACGATTGAGGTTGTACGCAAAGCCCCCATGGGTGATCCCATTGATTTCAAAATTCGGGGCTATCATCTTTCGCTGCGAAAAACGGAAGCCGCTGCTATTTTAGTGCAGGTGCATCATGATTAA
- a CDS encoding D-aminoacylase, translated as MIDLLIKNVLLLDGSGDSVVKGGIAVRGDRIVDVGAGVDDCCDAECVIDGQGAYAAPGFIDVHSHSDAFILLEPSAESKITQGVTTEVVGQCGASAAPLLPLYKMPSDWRNLPYPGTWSTLGEYRSLLDQVQPAVNIAMFTGHNALRAGVVGYADHPLSHDEQRTMQRVLEQAMDEGSLGLSTGLLYPPGCFAPIEEVIDLAKIVAKYNGIYATHMRNEGDSLLEALDETLHIVRSAGLKLQISHLKTAGKRNWHKLNDVFGKIESAQAEGVSIRSDRYPYTASCTDLDVLLPSWVFKNGPQAALECLNDASMRSKMAEEINRERDADYWEGVLIGNTLHPSLQVYKGTPLLTLAEIWNLDPVETLFRVLLLDRSKTSGIFFGMSEDNMWKILAKPWVMIGSDASLRATTGFLAEDHPHPRAYGSTAGFLASAIAGKTVSLPEAVRKMTSMPANHFQLGKRGRLKAGYVADICLFTQEVAARTTYAQPHQLAEGITTVVVNGRVAVSGGRQTRQRAGQFIART; from the coding sequence ATGATTGATTTACTGATAAAAAATGTGCTTTTGCTTGATGGATCTGGTGATTCAGTAGTGAAAGGCGGTATCGCTGTTCGCGGAGATCGGATTGTCGATGTCGGGGCTGGAGTGGACGACTGCTGTGACGCTGAATGTGTGATTGACGGGCAGGGGGCCTATGCGGCTCCGGGTTTCATTGATGTCCATTCCCATTCCGATGCGTTTATTCTTTTGGAACCCTCGGCCGAAAGTAAAATCACCCAGGGCGTCACGACGGAGGTTGTCGGTCAATGCGGCGCATCTGCCGCGCCCTTGCTGCCCTTATATAAAATGCCTTCGGATTGGCGAAATCTGCCTTATCCCGGGACATGGTCGACGCTGGGGGAGTATCGCTCCTTGCTGGATCAGGTGCAGCCTGCCGTGAATATCGCCATGTTCACAGGGCATAATGCGCTGCGGGCCGGGGTGGTCGGGTATGCCGATCATCCGCTGTCACACGACGAACAGCGCACCATGCAGCGAGTTCTTGAACAGGCCATGGATGAGGGGAGTTTGGGATTAAGCACGGGATTGCTTTATCCGCCGGGTTGTTTTGCGCCGATAGAAGAAGTGATCGACTTGGCAAAGATCGTTGCCAAATACAATGGTATCTATGCGACACATATGCGCAACGAAGGCGATTCATTGCTGGAGGCGCTGGATGAAACGCTGCATATTGTTCGCTCTGCCGGACTGAAATTACAGATTTCCCATTTAAAAACAGCAGGAAAACGCAACTGGCATAAACTAAACGATGTCTTTGGCAAAATTGAATCTGCGCAGGCTGAAGGCGTATCCATTCGATCCGATCGCTATCCCTATACGGCGTCCTGTACCGATTTGGACGTACTTTTGCCATCATGGGTTTTTAAAAACGGGCCGCAAGCCGCACTGGAGTGTCTTAATGATGCATCGATGCGCAGCAAAATGGCGGAAGAGATTAATCGGGAGCGTGATGCAGATTACTGGGAAGGCGTTCTCATTGGTAATACCCTTCATCCTTCGTTGCAGGTGTACAAAGGAACTCCGCTGCTCACATTGGCGGAAATATGGAACCTCGATCCGGTCGAAACACTGTTTCGCGTGCTGCTGTTAGATCGTAGTAAGACCAGCGGCATCTTTTTTGGCATGTCCGAAGACAATATGTGGAAGATTCTCGCAAAGCCATGGGTTATGATTGGCAGTGACGCCTCATTGCGTGCAACCACCGGCTTTTTAGCCGAAGATCACCCGCATCCCCGTGCTTATGGCTCCACCGCAGGATTTCTCGCCAGTGCCATCGCTGGTAAAACGGTGTCCCTGCCGGAAGCCGTCAGGAAAATGACTTCTATGCCCGCCAACCACTTTCAGTTAGGAAAACGAGGACGCCTCAAAGCGGGGTATGTCGCCGATATTTGCTTGTTTACCCAAGAGGTTGCCGCGCGCACAACTTACGCGCAGCCTCATCAATTGGCGGAGGGCATCACTACCGTTGTAGTCAACGGAAGAGTTGCTGTTTCTGGAGGAAGACAAACTCGGCAGCGGGCCGGTCAGTTCATTGCCCGGACGTAA
- a CDS encoding mechanosensitive ion channel family protein yields MRRRTENRLNYHRMHFVLLMVVTLFSVTAAFAAKTDQTGATANEVFHDTMIWANLSSPHSTWHSMISLIDEYNSIIKKAGFTPENVQGLMHLETEIANCIDLRDVAPSVRVSTAMETAVYLRELLARFETPPSDFLPDRDEAYQEIKQGQPPIWRIADSPISITLMKEGEHAGDFQFSARTITIAQSAFELLKDRPYVDKSVEGLFENYFLTPGAHIPQAWIRRLPLWMSYQYLHNTVWQWLSTLLGLILIIAFIFFSGRWIHRMGQKRQVLSRTMIRITWPLLSSLVTIFVIHFLANEIFITGQLLLSVRFMQYVILLVAGVAMVISMGNLLAEWAVHLTRYTQKSIDTYLIRLGIRLVSMTIAVIVIIEGLQKMGFSLATVLAGAGVTGLAIALAAQESLRNIFGSIMLLLDKPFTVGQRVLIRGHDGVVENIGMRSTKIRLLSGHLSSIPNDDVARADIENVGERPYIRRKFSVTITYDTPLEKIDEAVAILRDILAVKECKGGLNAPERQINTPDHPPRVYFNDLNADSLNILVIYWFVPADYWAAVAFDHHVNREIIRRFNEAGIEFAFPTQTLFMAGDPNRPLDIGLQPDPEPNKKSD; encoded by the coding sequence ATGCGAAGAAGAACAGAAAATAGACTGAATTACCATCGAATGCATTTTGTGCTATTAATGGTCGTGACGCTATTCTCAGTAACTGCGGCTTTTGCAGCAAAAACTGATCAGACCGGTGCCACGGCCAACGAAGTATTTCACGACACCATGATCTGGGCCAATCTATCCAGTCCCCACAGCACTTGGCACTCCATGATTTCATTGATCGATGAATATAACAGCATCATCAAAAAAGCCGGATTTACACCAGAAAATGTCCAGGGCTTGATGCATCTGGAAACGGAAATCGCCAACTGCATCGATTTACGGGATGTCGCCCCGTCGGTACGCGTGAGCACCGCCATGGAAACCGCTGTTTACCTGCGCGAACTTCTGGCACGGTTTGAAACCCCGCCATCCGATTTTCTGCCCGACCGCGACGAGGCTTATCAGGAAATCAAACAAGGCCAGCCTCCTATTTGGCGCATTGCCGACTCCCCTATTTCCATCACATTGATGAAAGAAGGAGAACACGCCGGCGATTTCCAATTTTCAGCCCGTACAATTACCATTGCGCAAAGTGCTTTTGAACTGCTGAAAGATCGCCCGTACGTGGATAAGTCCGTAGAAGGTCTGTTTGAAAACTATTTTCTCACACCGGGAGCCCATATTCCGCAGGCATGGATTCGTCGCCTGCCGCTATGGATGAGCTACCAGTACCTGCACAACACCGTGTGGCAATGGCTCAGCACGCTGCTTGGTCTGATCCTTATTATCGCATTTATTTTTTTCTCGGGTCGATGGATTCACCGCATGGGACAAAAACGTCAGGTACTGAGCCGCACTATGATTCGCATAACATGGCCGCTTTTAAGCAGTCTGGTCACCATATTTGTCATCCACTTTCTGGCAAATGAAATATTCATTACCGGGCAGCTCTTATTGTCTGTGCGATTTATGCAGTATGTCATCCTCTTGGTTGCTGGCGTGGCCATGGTTATTTCTATGGGAAATCTCCTGGCCGAATGGGCTGTTCATTTAACCAGATACACGCAGAAATCCATCGACACCTATCTCATTCGACTGGGCATCCGCCTCGTCAGCATGACCATTGCTGTCATTGTGATCATCGAAGGATTGCAAAAAATGGGGTTTTCACTCGCAACGGTGCTGGCCGGCGCCGGAGTTACCGGGTTGGCCATTGCATTGGCGGCTCAGGAATCTCTGCGCAATATCTTCGGCAGCATCATGCTGTTGCTGGACAAACCCTTTACGGTCGGTCAGCGGGTATTGATTCGCGGCCATGACGGCGTCGTAGAAAATATAGGGATGCGCTCCACAAAGATCCGCCTGCTATCCGGTCATCTTTCATCCATTCCCAATGACGATGTAGCACGTGCTGATATTGAAAATGTGGGAGAACGCCCTTATATTCGCCGCAAATTCAGTGTCACCATCACCTATGATACCCCGCTGGAAAAAATCGATGAAGCCGTTGCTATTTTGCGTGATATCCTTGCCGTAAAAGAATGCAAAGGCGGACTCAATGCACCGGAACGACAGATCAATACACCCGACCATCCACCCAGGGTGTACTTCAATGACCTTAATGCCGATTCTCTTAATATTCTGGTCATATATTGGTTTGTGCCTGCGGATTACTGGGCGGCAGTAGCCTTTGATCACCACGTCAACCGCGAGATCATACGACGTTTTAACGAGGCCGGCATTGAGTTTGCCTTCCCGACCCAGACCCTGTTTATGGCGGGGGATCCCAATCGTCCCTTGGATATCGGACTGCAACCTGACCCGGAACCGAATAAGAAGAGCGATTGA
- a CDS encoding YbaB/EbfC family nucleoid-associated protein yields MANMMKLMKQAASMQKNMEKAQRELADKSVEFTSGGGMVTVEATGDGQIKSLRIDPKAVDPDDVEMLEDLVLAAVQGALNSAKDMAAAEMSKLTNGMNIPGLF; encoded by the coding sequence ATGGCGAATATGATGAAATTGATGAAACAGGCTGCCAGCATGCAGAAAAATATGGAAAAAGCGCAACGCGAACTGGCCGATAAATCCGTAGAATTCACCAGCGGCGGCGGCATGGTGACGGTGGAAGCTACAGGCGACGGACAAATCAAATCCCTGCGCATTGATCCCAAAGCCGTCGACCCCGACGACGTGGAAATGCTGGAAGATCTTGTTTTGGCGGCCGTTCAGGGCGCACTGAATTCCGCAAAAGATATGGCCGCAGCCGAAATGTCTAAATTGACCAACGGAATGAATATCCCCGGCTTATTCTAA
- the recR gene encoding recombination protein RecR, with translation MIPQFDQLVRVLARLPGVGRRSAERMALRLIQDKDRLLTELQQTLAMAQENICCCRLCGGITSTERNPCSLCKDPTREPVLCVVESASDIQLLEESGGYRGYYHALSSKLSPINGQGTKALRIEILLERLRENDFKEVILAMDTDVESDATAALLVEKLRDTDVAVTRIAQGIPVGSAVGYVDGLTLSRAMRARYECGT, from the coding sequence ATGATTCCCCAATTTGACCAACTGGTTCGCGTGCTGGCTCGACTGCCAGGCGTCGGACGCCGTTCCGCTGAACGCATGGCACTGCGTCTGATCCAAGATAAAGACCGATTGCTGACCGAACTTCAGCAGACACTCGCCATGGCGCAGGAAAACATTTGTTGCTGCCGCTTATGCGGCGGCATCACTTCTACCGAACGCAACCCCTGTTCACTGTGCAAAGATCCCACGCGCGAACCCGTTTTATGCGTCGTAGAATCCGCCAGCGACATCCAGCTTCTTGAAGAATCGGGCGGTTATCGCGGTTATTATCATGCCTTATCGTCTAAACTATCGCCCATAAATGGTCAGGGAACCAAAGCCCTGCGTATCGAGATCCTATTGGAACGACTGCGTGAAAATGACTTCAAGGAAGTGATTCTGGCCATGGATACCGACGTCGAAAGCGATGCAACAGCCGCCCTCCTTGTGGAAAAACTGCGCGATACCGATGTAGCCGTCACACGCATTGCTCAGGGCATCCCCGTGGGCAGTGCCGTGGGGTACGTCGATGGTTTAACCCTATCCCGCGCCATGCGTGCCCGCTATGAATGCGGCACCTGA